The Polyangium aurulentum genomic interval CGGCCGTGAGGTCGCCCTTCTTGCCCAGCACACGGGCGTGTTCGAGGCGAAGGGCCTGCTCGCTCGACGCTGCCGCGAATGCATCGCGGTAGCGCGTCCCGAGCGCGGTCAGGCCCTCCTCGATCGACTGGATGGGATTGTCGGCGCTCACGCCGCTAGCCTAGCGCGCCGCGGCGCCGCCAGTGGCGAGCTTGACGATCGCGCCGAACGACGTCGGGTCGTGGATCGCGAGCTCGGACAGGATCTTCCGGTCGAGACCGACGTTCGCCTTCTTCAGCATGCTGATGAGGCGCGAGTACGTCGTGCCGTTGGTGCGCGCAGCGGCGTTGATGCGCGCGATCCAGAGCCTGCGGAAGTCCCGCTTCTTGAGGCGACGGCTGATGTAGCCGTACTCCCAGGCGTGACGAAGAACCTCTACCGCCTGGCGGTAGCGGTTCTTCCTGCCGAGGAAGTAGCCCTCGGTCATGTTCAGAACGCGGTTGCGGCGGCGACGCGCCTTGAACCCTCGCTTTACACGCGGCATCTCTCTTTAACCTCCGTGCTCAGCCGTAGGGGAGGAGAAGCTTCACGCGCTTCTCCATGGCGCTGTCGACCATGTCGTTCTTGCGGAGACGGCGCAGGCGCTTCCTGCTCTTCTCCTGCATGCCGTGGTTCAAGCCGCCCTTGCTGCGGCGGATCTTGCCGGAGCCGGTGACCCGGAACCGCTTGGCGGCGGCTCGGTTCGTCTTCATCTTGGGCATGGTTGCCTTACTCGCTCCCGCGCTCGCTCCCGACGGCCCGCCACGAACGTCGTGGCGCTGTTGCGAAAACCGGGGGGATGCGGCGAGGTCGGGGTTATGGCCGACCGCTGGCAGGCTTGTCAAGGCCGCGACGAGCCCCACACGTCACGATCTCGCCCCGGGATCGCAGATTTGTCGCCGCAGAAACCGCCTGTCCGGAGGGGATGGCCTACCAGGACCGACGCGGGCGGGTAGGCTAGCCGCCCGATGCTCGTCCGCGCCACCTTCGAGGAGCCTTCTGGAGAGGGACCGCCGGTCCGAACCTCGGTCTATTTCCACGCCGGCCACTCGATCCTCGAGGTCGCCCACGCCAAGGGCATCGCCATCAACGCGCCCTGCGGAGGCCGCGGCTCCTGCGGAAAGTGCCTCGTTCGCGTGCTCGCGGGCAACGCCCCGCCCACCGAGAACGACCGCGCCATCCTGAGCGACGGCATGATCCGCGAGGGCCTGCGGCTGTCCTGCTGCATCCGTCCGCGCACGCCCGTCACCATCGAGGTGCAGAGCCGCTTCGACCTGCGAGCGGCCCCAGCCGTCACGAGGTTCGTGGGCAAGGAGCTGCCTCGCCGCGTCGACGTCGCCGTCGACCTGGGCTCGACGAGCGTGCAGCTCCGGACGATCGACCCGGACACGGGCGAGGTGATCGGCGAGGCGTCGGTGCTCAATCGCCAGGTGAAGCGCGGGCACGACGTGATGACGCGCCTCACCCACGCGCTCAAAGGTCCCGAGGCGCGCAGCGAGCTGACCGACGACGCGCGCGAGACCTTGCGCTTGCTCGCAGACGCGGCGCGCGGGCGCATCTTCGCGGAGGGCGGTGAGATCAGGCGCTGGGTGGTCGCCGCCAACAGCGCGATGACGGCGCTCTTCTGGGGCGTCGACATCACGTCGCTGGCCGAGGCGCCGTACACGCCGCCGTTCGTCGATGAACGAAGCGCGCCCGCGAGCGAGCTTGGGCTGCCCGGCGAGACGCTGAGCACCTTCCCGCTCCTCGGCTCGTTCGTCGGAGGAGATACGGCTGCAGCCGTGCTCGCGTGCAAGCTCGATCGCGAGGGCCCTGCGCGCATGCTCGTCGACATCGGAACGAACACCGAGATCGTCCTCGCGCACGAGGGCGTGCTCTACGCGGCGTCGACGCCCGCAGGGCCGGCGTTCGAGGGCGGCAACATCTCGGTCGGCATGCGCGCGGAGCCAGGCGCGATCATTCGCGTCGAGGTGCGTGACGACGGAGCGATCCGCGCGACCACGATCGGGACCGTCAGGCCGAAGGGGATCTGCGGCACGGGCTTGCTCGAGGTGCTCGGGGAGCTGGTGCGCGCGAACGTCGTGGCGCGCGACGGTGCGATCGTGTCGGGCGCCGATCGCGTCACGCTCGCGCGGGGCGTGGACCTGCTCCAGATGGACATCCGAGAGCTTCAGCTCGCGAAGGGTGCGCTGCGGGCGGCGACGAAGCTCCTCCTGCGCACCGCGAACATCAGCGACAAGGACCTCGCGCAGATCTCGGTGGCGGGCGCGTTCGGATCGCACCTGCGTCACGACGTCGCCATCCGGCTCGGCATGCTTCCCGAGGTCGATCCTTCCGCCGTGCGCGCCGTCGGCAACGCATCGCTCGAGGGTGCGACCGTGTTCACGCGCGATCCCGACGACGCGCGCCGTCGCCTCGATGACGTCCGCCGCCGCGTCCGGCACGTCGAGCTGGCGACACGCGACGATTTCCAGGATGTCTTCGTGCAGAGCCTCGATTTCTGAGGTGCTTTCCGCGGGGGCATCGACGGTTCGGCGCGGGGGTGCTAACTCGCCCGCCCAATGCCCCGCCGTGATGATCTGAAGAAGATCCTGCTCATCGGATCCGGTCCCATCGTCATCGGACAGGCGTGCGAGTTCGACTATTCGGGCACGCAGGGGGCCAAGGCGCTCGCCGCCGAGGGATACGAGGTGATCCTCGTGAACTCGAACCCGGCGACGATCATGACCGACCCGGAGCTCGCGTACCGCACGTACGTCGAGCCGCTCGACGTCCCCTCGCTCACGGCCATCCTCGAGCGCGATCGCCCCGACGCCATCCTGCCGACGCTCGGCGGGCAGACGGCGCTGAACCTCGCGCTCGCGCTCGACGATCAAGGCGTGCTCGATCGCCTGGGCATCGAGCTCATCGGCGCGAGCCCCGCGGCGATCCGCAAGGCCGAGGACCGGCAGCTCTTCAAGCAGGCGATGGAGAGCATCGGCCTCGACTGCCCGCGCGCGGGACACGCGCGCTCGGTCGAGGAGGCGCGCGCGATCGCCGAGACGGAAGGGAGCTGGGGCCCGCCCACGGGCTATCCGGTGATCGTGCGGCCGAGCTTCACGCTGGGCGGCTCGGGCGGCGGCATCGCGTATCGGCCCGAGGAGCTCGAGGCGAAGGTGCGCTGGGCGCTCGAGCAGTCGCCGACGCACGAGGTGCTGATCGAGCAGAGCGTGCTCGGCTGGAAGGAGTTCGAGCTCGAGGTGATCCGCGACCGCGCGGACAACTTCATCGTCGTGTGCACGATCGAGAACATCGATCCGATGGGCGTGCACACGGGCGACTCGATCACGTGCGCGCCCTCGATGACCCTGACCGATCGGGAGTACCAGCGGCTGCGCAACGCGGCGCGCGCTGTGATGAGCGAGATCGGCGTCGAGACGGGCGGGTCGAACGTGCAGTTTGCGGTGAACCCCGAGGACGGGCGCGTGGTGGTGATCGAGATGAACCCGCGCGTGTCGCGCTCCTCCGCGCTCGCGTCGAAGGCCACGGGGTATCCGATCGCGAAGATCGCCGCGAAGCTCGCGGTCGGCTACCGGCTCGACGAGCTGACGAACGACATCACGGGCACGAGCGCCGCGTTCGAGCCGACGATCGACTACGTGGTGGTGAAGTGGCCGCGCTTCGCGTTCGAGAAGTTCCCGGGCGCCGATCGCAGGCTCGGGCCGCAGATGAAGAGCGTGGGCGAGGTGATGTCGATCGGGCGCACCTTCCCCGAGGCGCTGCAGAAAGCTGCGCGCTCGCTCGAGACAGGGCGTGACGGGCTCGCGACGCTGATCGGCAAGGTCGACTATCGCCAGCTCGGCAGCGATCCCAACTCGACGCGCGACATGCTCATGGACGCGCCTGACGAGCCCAAGGCGCCCACGGAGCTGCCGCCGCCGAGCCCCGAGGAGCTCGTCGATGCGCTGCGCAAGGTCGTTGGCGCAGGCTCGTCGGATCGACTCTTTTACGTGGCCGACGCCGTGCGCGCCGGCATCCCGCTCTCCGAGCTGCACGAGCTGACGCGGATCGATCCATGGTTCCTGTCGCAGATCGAGCGCATCGTGAGCTTCGAGTCGAAGCTCTCGGCGGCGCGCGGCTCGACCGACGCGCTCTCGACGGAGCTGCTCCGCGACGGCAAGCGGCTCGGCTTCTCCGATCGGGCGATCGGGCGCCTCACGGGGCTCGGCGAGGACGAGGTGCGCGCGGCGCGGATCGCGCGCGGCATCGCGCCGGTGTTCGGGCGTGTCGACACGTGCGCGGCCGAGTTCACCGCGAAGACGCCCTACCTCTACTCGACCTACGAGAGCGAGAGCGAGGCGGCCCCGAGCGCGCGTCGCAAGGTGGTGATCCTCGGCGGAGGCCCGAACCGCATCGGGCAAGGAATCGAGTTCGACTACTGCTGCGTGCACGCGGCCTTCGCGCTGCGCGACCTCGGGTTCGAGACCGTGATGGTCAACTGCAACCCCGAGACGGTCTCGACCGACTACGACACCTCCGACAGGCTCTACTTCGAGCCGCTCACGTTCGAGGACGTGCTCGCGATCTGCGAGGAGGAGCGCAAGGACGGCGAGCTCGTGGGCGTGGTCGTGCAGTACGGCGGTCAGACCCCGCTCAAGCTCGCAGTGCCCCTCGCGCGCGCAGGCGTGCCGCTGCTCGGCACGTCCGCGGATGCGATCGACCGAGCCGAGGACCGCGGGCGCTTCGACGAGCTGCTCACCAAGCTCGGCCTTCGGCGCCCCCGCGCGGCCGTCGCGTCGAGCGTCGAGGAGGCGCTCGCGGCGGCGAAATCCATCGGTTACCCCGTGCTCGTGCGTCCCTCGTACGTGCTCGGCGGGCGCGCGATGATGATCTGCCACGAGGAGCGCGAGCTCGAGGCGTACATCCACCCGGCCGTCGAGGCGGCGCGCGAGGCGGGCACGCAGAGCATCCTCATCGACGAGTTCTTGAAGGACGCGATCGAGGTCGACGTCGACGCGATCGGCGACGGCCGGCAGATGGTCATCTGCGGCGTGATGCAGCACATCGAGGAGGCGGGCGTGCACTCGGGCGACTCGTCGTGCGTGCTGCCCCCGCACTCGCTCTCGCCCGAGGTGGTGGCATCGATCGAGGAGCAGGCGCGACAGCTCGGGCTCGAGCTCGGCGTGGTCGGCCTGATGAACGTTCAGTTTGCGCTCAAAGGTTCGACCATCTACGTGCTCGAGGTGAACCCGCGCGCCTCGCGCACGGTGCCCTTCGTCTCCAAGGCCACGGGCCGCCCGCTCGCGAAGATCGCGGTGCAGGTGATGGCCGGCAAGACGCTCGCCGAGCTGGGGATCACCGAGGCGCCGACGCCCGCGCACGTGGCGGTGAAGGAGAGCGTCTTCCCGTTCGCCAAGTTCCCCGGCGTCGACACGCAGCTCGGACCCGAGATGCGCTCGACGGGCGAGGTGATGGGCGTGGCGGCGACGTTCGCGCACGCATTCGGCAAGGCGCTGCGCGCGACCGGGATGCAGCTACCCACGGGCGGCTGCGCGTTCATCTCGGTGAAGGACGACGACAAGCCGGCCGCGTGCGTCATCGCGCGCAGGTTGCGGGCGCTCGGGTTCGCCATCCTCGCGACCGAGGGGACGGCCGCAGCGCTCCAGCGCGCGCGCATCCCGGCCACGTCGATCCGCAAGGTGAACGAGGGATCGCCTCACGTGGTCGATGCGATCAAGGCCGGGCAGGTCTCGCTGGTCGTCAACACGACGGTGGGCGCGCGATCGATCCGCGACAGCTACCCGATCCGGCGCAACGCGCTGCTCGCCAACATCCCGTACTTCACCACCATGGCCGCGGCGATGGCGGCGACCGACGTGCTCGAGGCGAGCGCCGGCGACGCGCGCGCGACCTACGGCGTGCGCAGCCTGCAAGAGTGGCACGACCTCGGTTGATGCCCTGAGCGAGCGGGGCGCCTAGCCTGCGTCCCGCTCGCGAGGTTCGTCGGGACCGCGCTCGTTTTCCGCGTTTTTTTGCTTGTCGCGAGGAGGCAGCGCGGCCGCGAGCGCCACCGCGAGCGCGGATGCGATGACGCTGCCGTAGAAGAGCACGTCGATGGCGCTGCCCGCGGACGAACAGTTCGCCCCCGGGCCGAGCCGCACGCACAAGACGCCCTCCGGAAGCGCGGTCGGCGCGGCGACGGGCCCCGCGCCCGGCTCTTCCGAAGGGCCGTCTTCCTTCACTTGCCCACCACGATCCGCTGGCCGAAGGCGCGGTCGACGGACTCGCAGAAGGCGCGGAACGCCTCGTACTCGCCCGGCTCGACGCGCGACTTGCGGAAGGACAGGCTCGTCTTCACCGTGACCTTGCCCGGCCCCTGCTCGACCGCGATGGCGAAGCGGCCGAAGGGCGTCTCGAGCTGCTGCGGCGCGGGCGCGGCCTTCACGCGCGTGCCGGCCGGGAGCTTCAAGGTCCACTCCTCCTCGCGGCTGGTGAGCGCGGGGATGACGAGGTCCAGGGTCCGCTTCGAGGTGGGCGCGAGCTCGGCGACGAGCCTGCGCGCGCCGCCCACGGGCACACTCAGCTCTTCACCCTCGCGCCGCGCGAAGCTCGTCGCCTTGCCGCGCGTGCGGATCTTCACGGGCTGCTCGACGTCGTTGAGGTCGCTCACCTCGACGCTGCCCTTGCCCGCCGGAAGCTCGACGGGGCCGAGGTCGTCCGACAGGTCCTGCATCGCGCGATCGCGACGCGTGCCCTCCGCGAGGTAGCGACGACGCCACTCGGGCGCGTACGCGCCGGTCACGGTCATGTCGGCCGCGACCTGCGCCGAGCCGTCCGCCGCGAGCGTCACGTCGACGTGACGGCGCGTGAGCGATTGCTCGGGCGGCGGCTGCGGCAGGTGGACGAGCTTCGGCTTGCCCTCGTTGACGAGCAGGCCGATCGCCTCGCGGTCCATGATCGGCAGCTCCGTCGAGCCCGTGTACTCCGCGGTGCCGTCGAGGAAGAGGTCCATCGAAGGCACGTACGCGATCGCGTGATCGAACGGAGCGAGGCTCGCCGGATCGCTCGCGATGTCGCCGCGCATGCGCGTGCGCAGGAGGACTATCGTCGAGTTGATGCCGAGTTCGCGCAGCATGGTGACGATGAGCGTCGCCTTGTCCTTGCAGTCGCCCCAGCCGCGGGCGAGCGTCTGCGCGGCGCGGCGCGGGCGGATGCCCTCGATGCCGAACTCGAGCGCGACGTAGCGCGTCTGTGTCGCGAACTTGTAGATCGCGCGCACCTTCGAGGCGTCGTCGGTGAGGCCCTTCGTCAGCTCGCGGGCGCGCCTTCGCACCTCGTCGTCGACGTCGAACTGCTCGCGCGCGAGCCCCCAGTACCACGAGCCCACCGCGTCCCAGTTGTCGAAGGTCGAGACGTGCACGTAGCCGAGCACCTCGGGCCAGGGCGGCATGTGGGGCTCGGGCGCGAGCGGGGGCACGTCGTTCGCGGTGAAGCGGTGGATGCGCTGCTCGCCCACCTCCTTCACCTCCTTCACGAGGCCCGGCAGCCCGTCGGCGCGGATGAAGAAGCGCCGCGCCTTGGGCGTGATGAGGATGTACTCGCTGCTCGCGATGGGCTTGTCGTCCTGCAGGTACTCGACCTCGCCGAAGTAGTCCGACAGCTCGTTGCGCGGCGTGACGTCCTCGACGCGGTAGCGCAGCTCGACCACGTCGCCCGCGTTGAGCCGCGGGAACAGGACCGCGAACGCGCGCTGCGACGTGTACATCGAGATCGCGGGGTTGTCGGCCGGGCCCTCGCCGCTCTCGATCGCCTCGTCGATCTTGCCGTTCTGCCGGTAGACCTTGGCGGAGCGGAGCTGGATCGTCTGCCGGTCGGCCTCGTACGCGAAGTGGTACTGGCGCGCGTCGGCGGCGGCCTCGTCGGTGAGCGGCTGGAACACGACCTGGCGGAAGCGGCTCGCGAGGCCGTTCGGGTACACCGTCGTCACGGTGAGGTTGCGCAGGTAGCGCATCGGGTAGCCCTTCGTGCCACCGCTGCGCATCGGCAAGAAGCGCTCGGGCGCCCACGCGTACGCCTCGTCCGCGCGCGGAGCCTTCGGCGAGATGTGCTCGACGTACTCGCGCACGTCCTTGGCCTGCGGGACGATGGCGAGGATCTGTCGCAGAAGCTCGAGCTGCTTGTCGCGATCGCCGTCCTCTCCGTAGAGGTCACTGAGCGCGCGCAGCGTCTGCACGTCCTCGGGCGCCATCGCGAGCGCGTGCTGATAGGTCTCGAGCGCGCGGTTCTTCTGTCCGAGCGCGCGGTAGGTGCGGGCCGCGACGCCGCGCGCCCACGCCGAGTCGGCCTCGACGCCGAGGAAGCGCTCGAGCCAGCGCTCGGCGCCTTGCGTGTCGCGACGCGCCACCGCGAGCTCGACCTTCTGGCTGAGGAAGTCGGCGTCGTCGAAGCGCAGGGCCGCGTAGCGCGCCTCGACCTCCTCGGCCTCGGTGTCGCGACCGAGCGCGCGAAGCTGCGCCGCGAGCGAGGACAGCAGCGCCACGCTGTGCGGGTGCCGCGCCGCGGCCTTCTCGAGCATCTGCAGCGCGGTGCGCTTGAGCCCCGCCTCGACGTGCAGCTCCACGAGCCCGAGCGTGCCGCCGAGGTTGTCCGGATCCTGGGCGAGGATGCGCTCGTAGATCGGCACCGCGTCGCGCCAGTTCGCGCCCGTTCGCGCGAGGTGGGCCTCGGCGAGCAGCACGTCGAGGTTCTCCTTCGGCTTCGCGAGCTGCGACGCGCGCTCGACCCACGCGCGCCTCTGGTTCCGATCCTCGGCGAGCTCGCCCGCGAAGAGCAGACGATCGATCGTCGGCTCCGCCTCCGCCGCGCGTCGCGCCAGATCGCGCGCCTTGTGCTCGGCCTTCGGATCACCGCCCGTGATGGCGAGGTAGCGCGCGTACTGCTCGAGCGCGGCGGGCATCGGCTTGGGCCCGGCGATCATCCGCTCGAACGCTTGGACGGGGCCCTCGAGGCCGCGCGCAGGCTTCGCTTCCTTCACGCCCTTCTTGGCGCGCTCGGCGGCGTTCTGCGCGGCCTCTGCGCTCGCCTCGAGGTCGGCGCGCACCTCGATGTCCAGATCGGGCGCTCCCTTCTCGTCACCGAGGCGCAACGAGAACTTCGGAGCGTCGTTGTCGCCGCACACCTTCATCGTGATGCGGCTCCAGGTGGAGCGCACCGTGACGGTCGTCGCGAGCCTGTCGACGTCGAGGTCGCGGTAGGCGGCGTCCGAGAGGACCTTCTCGCCGTCGTAGAACATCTTGAACGCGCCCGCCGAGCCCACCCAGAGCGTCGCTGCGCGCGGCGCCTTCGTGCCGGGGCGCGCGCGAACGAACGTGGTCGCGTAGCCGCACACCGACTCGACCGGGCGAAGGATGTCGCCGAAATCGAACCAGCCGTAGCGCGACATCGTCGGAGGCACGCGCCAGCGAACCTGACGCTCCTTGCCGTCGTACGCGCGGCCCGCGGGGATCGCCTCGCCGAGCTCGAGCTCGGGCTGGAACGCACGCTCGAGGCCCGTCTTGTTGTCGTTGTCGAACGGGCCCACGGTCATGAAGCGACCGACGAACCCGAGCTTCTCCACGCGCGCGAGCGCTCCTTCGAGATCACCTCTGCGTCTTCGCGCGTACGCGCTGAGCAGCTCCGCGTACACGCGCACGGGCGCCGGGAGCGCGCGGCTCTCTGCGGCTGCGACGATCGCCTCTTCGACGTGCGCGGGCTCTGCGCGATCCCACGTGCGCCACAGCTCGCGCAGCGCCGTGTACGCCTCGGGTCCCTTCGCGGCGCGCAGCTTTGCAGAGGCCTCGAGCACCTCGGGATGGATCGCGCCCGGCTCTGCGTGCGTGGGCTGCGCAGGCGAGATCGTCACAGCGAGCGCCGTCGCGAGCCCGACGGCGAGCTTCGGTGTCACGCTCGTCTTCTTCGTGCGGGCCGGCGTGACAGATCGATTTCGGGCCATCATCGGGCTATCGCGTGACAAAGCCGGGTGGTCAAGGGGACGAGCGGCAAGCAAGAAATCGCGATCGGGGCCGCAACTCCGGTGTCTTCTTCATGCGCGCGTGCCCCGAGACTCCGACGGACAGGGCAAACTGGTGAGTCAAACTACCACCCCGGCTCGCAGGGAGGGTTTGAAAGGGGCACATTCCGTGCTTCTGGGCCGTTCACCGGACCGGGGGAGGGGAGGGGAGAGGTGCCACCGAGATGATTTTGACGCTCTTCCGCGCGGGGCGTCCCAAAGGCAACCTTGCTCCGCCGTGCCTGCTTCGGATAGAACCATCGCTAACCCGTCGCTGGAGCGCTCGAGCGATGTTCGTCGCGCGGGCGCCCGGGAACCGGCCCTCTCCAAAGAGTGGGCCGGTGGGATCGATGTCCATCGTCGATCTCACCCGAACGCCACGGTCGCCGTAGCAAGCAGTTGAGCGCAGTGACGTAGAGCGAAGTGACGTAGAACGACGAACGCGAGGGTGATTTTCCCGCGCCATTTGTCCGGGAAGCCCTCGGGCGGAACCGAACCCAACGAGACGAAGACCCCATCGCGGAAGCGCTGGCGGAGGAACGATGGTCAATCCTCAGATGGTGATGTACGAGGAGGAGTTCAATCAGATCCAGAATGTGGTGGATCGCCTCGTCAAAGACGCCAATGCGAAGGTCGTTTTCATCGTTGACAAGAACGGTCAGCTGATCGCCGCCAGCGGCGACGTGGACAACCTCGACACCACGTCGCTCGCTTCGCTGACGGCCGGCAACATCGCGGCCACGGGCGGCATGGCCAAGCTCCTCAAGGAGAACGAGTTCGCAACTCAGTTCCACGAGGGCGAGAAGGCGAACATCCACATCCAGCTCGTCGGCAACCGGGTCATCCTGGTCGTGATCTTCGACTCGAAGTCGAGCCTGGGCCTCGTCCGTCTGCGCGTCCGCAGGGCGAGCGAGGAGCTCAACCACATCTTCGAGGCCCTCTTGAAGAAGGTTCAGGACCCCGGCGCCGACTCGCCGTTCGCCGAGATCACCGACGAAGACATCGACAACCTCTTCAACGACTAGGAGCGCGCCAGATGAGCTTCATCAACTACATGGCGCGCGAGATCAACTGCAAGATCGTCTATTACGGCCCGGGTCTCTGCGGCAAGACGACGAACCTGCAGTACATCTACGAGCGCACGAATCCCGACGCGAAGGGGAAGATGATCTCCCTCGCCACGGAGACGGATCGCACGCTCTTCTTCGACTTCCTGCCGCTCGCCCTCGGTGAAATCCGAGGCTTCAAGACCCGCTTCCACCTCTACACGGTGCCCGGGCAGGTCTTCTACGACGCGAGCCGCAAGCTGATCCTGAAGGGCGTCGACGGCGTCGTCTTCGTCGCCGACTCGCAGATCGATCGCATGGAGGCGAACGAGGAGTCCGTCGAGAACCTGCGCACGAACCTCGCCGAGCAGGGCTACAACCTCGACAAGATCCCGTACGTCATCCAGTACAACAAGCGCGACCTGCCCGAGATCGCCACGGTGGAAGAGCTGCGCCAGCGGCTCAACCCGTCCAACGTCCCCGACTTCGAGGGCGTCGCGCGCACCGGCGTCGGCGTGTTCGACACGCTGAAGGCCGTCGCGAAGCTCGTGCTCACCGAGCTGCGCAAAGGCGGACCCTGATCGCTCGCCCCGCGTCTCGTACGCGGGGCCTCGCCTCGAAGCTCGACCCTGGAGCGAGCACAAAGCAAACCGGCCGAAGTCCCGCCCTCCCTCGCGATGCGAACCGCGAGAGAGCGCCGGACTTCGGCCGTTTTGCTGTTCGGACGACGCGTCTACGACCGAACGTAAATGCGGTTGCGACGCTGCTTGTTCTTCGCCTTCAGCTTGGCGCGGAAGCGCTTCGACTTCGTGCGGTTGTTCTTTCGCGGGCCCTTCGAGAGCATCAGGAACATCGGTCGACTTCCTCGTACGCGGGGCACCCGTGGCGCCCGTCCGATGGGGAGGGGCGGCAAGGTAGGCGATCTCGAGGCCGAGTTCAACCCGATCC includes:
- a CDS encoding DUF3857 domain-containing protein, yielding MTPKLAVGLATALAVTISPAQPTHAEPGAIHPEVLEASAKLRAAKGPEAYTALRELWRTWDRAEPAHVEEAIVAAAESRALPAPVRVYAELLSAYARRRRGDLEGALARVEKLGFVGRFMTVGPFDNDNKTGLERAFQPELELGEAIPAGRAYDGKERQVRWRVPPTMSRYGWFDFGDILRPVESVCGYATTFVRARPGTKAPRAATLWVGSAGAFKMFYDGEKVLSDAAYRDLDVDRLATTVTVRSTWSRITMKVCGDNDAPKFSLRLGDEKGAPDLDIEVRADLEASAEAAQNAAERAKKGVKEAKPARGLEGPVQAFERMIAGPKPMPAALEQYARYLAITGGDPKAEHKARDLARRAAEAEPTIDRLLFAGELAEDRNQRRAWVERASQLAKPKENLDVLLAEAHLARTGANWRDAVPIYERILAQDPDNLGGTLGLVELHVEAGLKRTALQMLEKAAARHPHSVALLSSLAAQLRALGRDTEAEEVEARYAALRFDDADFLSQKVELAVARRDTQGAERWLERFLGVEADSAWARGVAARTYRALGQKNRALETYQHALAMAPEDVQTLRALSDLYGEDGDRDKQLELLRQILAIVPQAKDVREYVEHISPKAPRADEAYAWAPERFLPMRSGGTKGYPMRYLRNLTVTTVYPNGLASRFRQVVFQPLTDEAAADARQYHFAYEADRQTIQLRSAKVYRQNGKIDEAIESGEGPADNPAISMYTSQRAFAVLFPRLNAGDVVELRYRVEDVTPRNELSDYFGEVEYLQDDKPIASSEYILITPKARRFFIRADGLPGLVKEVKEVGEQRIHRFTANDVPPLAPEPHMPPWPEVLGYVHVSTFDNWDAVGSWYWGLAREQFDVDDEVRRRARELTKGLTDDASKVRAIYKFATQTRYVALEFGIEGIRPRRAAQTLARGWGDCKDKATLIVTMLRELGINSTIVLLRTRMRGDIASDPASLAPFDHAIAYVPSMDLFLDGTAEYTGSTELPIMDREAIGLLVNEGKPKLVHLPQPPPEQSLTRRHVDVTLAADGSAQVAADMTVTGAYAPEWRRRYLAEGTRRDRAMQDLSDDLGPVELPAGKGSVEVSDLNDVEQPVKIRTRGKATSFARREGEELSVPVGGARRLVAELAPTSKRTLDLVIPALTSREEEWTLKLPAGTRVKAAPAPQQLETPFGRFAIAVEQGPGKVTVKTSLSFRKSRVEPGEYEAFRAFCESVDRAFGQRIVVGK
- the rpmI gene encoding 50S ribosomal protein L35; protein product: MPKMKTNRAAAKRFRVTGSGKIRRSKGGLNHGMQEKSRKRLRRLRKNDMVDSAMEKRVKLLLPYG
- a CDS encoding GTP-binding protein codes for the protein MSFINYMAREINCKIVYYGPGLCGKTTNLQYIYERTNPDAKGKMISLATETDRTLFFDFLPLALGEIRGFKTRFHLYTVPGQVFYDASRKLILKGVDGVVFVADSQIDRMEANEESVENLRTNLAEQGYNLDKIPYVIQYNKRDLPEIATVEELRQRLNPSNVPDFEGVARTGVGVFDTLKAVAKLVLTELRKGGP
- the carB gene encoding carbamoyl-phosphate synthase large subunit is translated as MPRRDDLKKILLIGSGPIVIGQACEFDYSGTQGAKALAAEGYEVILVNSNPATIMTDPELAYRTYVEPLDVPSLTAILERDRPDAILPTLGGQTALNLALALDDQGVLDRLGIELIGASPAAIRKAEDRQLFKQAMESIGLDCPRAGHARSVEEARAIAETEGSWGPPTGYPVIVRPSFTLGGSGGGIAYRPEELEAKVRWALEQSPTHEVLIEQSVLGWKEFELEVIRDRADNFIVVCTIENIDPMGVHTGDSITCAPSMTLTDREYQRLRNAARAVMSEIGVETGGSNVQFAVNPEDGRVVVIEMNPRVSRSSALASKATGYPIAKIAAKLAVGYRLDELTNDITGTSAAFEPTIDYVVVKWPRFAFEKFPGADRRLGPQMKSVGEVMSIGRTFPEALQKAARSLETGRDGLATLIGKVDYRQLGSDPNSTRDMLMDAPDEPKAPTELPPPSPEELVDALRKVVGAGSSDRLFYVADAVRAGIPLSELHELTRIDPWFLSQIERIVSFESKLSAARGSTDALSTELLRDGKRLGFSDRAIGRLTGLGEDEVRAARIARGIAPVFGRVDTCAAEFTAKTPYLYSTYESESEAAPSARRKVVILGGGPNRIGQGIEFDYCCVHAAFALRDLGFETVMVNCNPETVSTDYDTSDRLYFEPLTFEDVLAICEEERKDGELVGVVVQYGGQTPLKLAVPLARAGVPLLGTSADAIDRAEDRGRFDELLTKLGLRRPRAAVASSVEEALAAAKSIGYPVLVRPSYVLGGRAMMICHEERELEAYIHPAVEAAREAGTQSILIDEFLKDAIEVDVDAIGDGRQMVICGVMQHIEEAGVHSGDSSCVLPPHSLSPEVVASIEEQARQLGLELGVVGLMNVQFALKGSTIYVLEVNPRASRTVPFVSKATGRPLAKIAVQVMAGKTLAELGITEAPTPAHVAVKESVFPFAKFPGVDTQLGPEMRSTGEVMGVAATFAHAFGKALRATGMQLPTGGCAFISVKDDDKPAACVIARRLRALGFAILATEGTAAALQRARIPATSIRKVNEGSPHVVDAIKAGQVSLVVNTTVGARSIRDSYPIRRNALLANIPYFTTMAAAMAATDVLEASAGDARATYGVRSLQEWHDLG
- a CDS encoding ASKHA domain-containing protein; this translates as MLVRATFEEPSGEGPPVRTSVYFHAGHSILEVAHAKGIAINAPCGGRGSCGKCLVRVLAGNAPPTENDRAILSDGMIREGLRLSCCIRPRTPVTIEVQSRFDLRAAPAVTRFVGKELPRRVDVAVDLGSTSVQLRTIDPDTGEVIGEASVLNRQVKRGHDVMTRLTHALKGPEARSELTDDARETLRLLADAARGRIFAEGGEIRRWVVAANSAMTALFWGVDITSLAEAPYTPPFVDERSAPASELGLPGETLSTFPLLGSFVGGDTAAAVLACKLDREGPARMLVDIGTNTEIVLAHEGVLYAASTPAGPAFEGGNISVGMRAEPGAIIRVEVRDDGAIRATTIGTVRPKGICGTGLLEVLGELVRANVVARDGAIVSGADRVTLARGVDLLQMDIRELQLAKGALRAATKLLLRTANISDKDLAQISVAGAFGSHLRHDVAIRLGMLPEVDPSAVRAVGNASLEGATVFTRDPDDARRRLDDVRRRVRHVELATRDDFQDVFVQSLDF
- the rplT gene encoding 50S ribosomal protein L20, with the translated sequence MPRVKRGFKARRRRNRVLNMTEGYFLGRKNRYRQAVEVLRHAWEYGYISRRLKKRDFRRLWIARINAAARTNGTTYSRLISMLKKANVGLDRKILSELAIHDPTSFGAIVKLATGGAAAR
- a CDS encoding roadblock/LC7 domain-containing protein, whose translation is MVNPQMVMYEEEFNQIQNVVDRLVKDANAKVVFIVDKNGQLIAASGDVDNLDTTSLASLTAGNIAATGGMAKLLKENEFATQFHEGEKANIHIQLVGNRVILVVIFDSKSSLGLVRLRVRRASEELNHIFEALLKKVQDPGADSPFAEITDEDIDNLFND